GACAATCCGTCGTAGGTGCTGGTTCCCCGGCCAATTTCGTCTAACACCAGCAGGCTCCGTTTTGTTGCGTGCTTTAAAATTTGCGCCACCTCGGTCATCTCCACCATAAAGGTACTCTGCCCTGCAGACAAGTCGTCCGACGCGCCAACACGGGTAAAAATTTTGTCGCACACGCCAATGCGGCAGCTCTCTGCCGGAACAAAACTTCCAATTTGCGCCATCAGCACAATCACCGCCACCTGGCGCATATAGGTAGACTTTCCCGCCATGTTGGGGCCGGTTATAATTAACATCCGGTTGTCGCCGCAGTCTAACGACGTGTCGTTGGGCACAAAAAGCGCATCGTCCAGCATTTTTTCCACCACTGGGTGCCTGCCGCCTTTAATTTCAATTTTATCCGAAGCGTCAACACAGGGCATCGTGTAGCCGTTTTTCACTGCCACCTCAGAAAGCGAACAAATCACATCAAGATGTGCAACAACTGAGGCCGATGTCTGAATTCTTGCCGCCGCCTCGGCTACCTTGTCGCGAATACCGCAAAACAGCTCATATTCCCTTGCTTTTAAAAATTCCGAAGCGCCCAAAACTTTTGTTTCTAATTCTTTCAGTTCCTCTGTGATATACCGCTCTCCATTTGTGAGCGTCTGTTTTCTGATATACCTGTCCGGCACGCTGTCCCGGTAGGATTTTGAAACCTCTATGTAATAGCCGAACACCCGGTTATAGCCCGTACGCAGGGTTTTAATGCCGGTGAGTTCCTTTTCCCGCGCTTCAATTTTCGCAATTTCCGACTGCCCATTTTCCGCCAGATTACGAAATTCGTCTACCTGGCTGTCGTAACCCGTTTTAATAATTCCGCCGTCTTTTAGCGAAATCGGCGTGTCCTCCTCTGTTATAGCGGCGTCTATCAGCTCTGCAATGTCCTCTAACGTATCAATCCGTTCATACATCTGGCGGAACAGCGGCGCTTTCAGACCAGACAGCAAAAACTCCACCTGTGGCAGGTTTTGCAGCGACTGTTTTAAAGAAATCATTTCTTTTGGCGACGCACTTTTGCAGGAGATTTTTCCCAGCAGACGCTCAATGTCGTAAATCCCTTCCAAAACCTCCATTGCCTGCTCCCTTTTATCTGTAGCCTCAAACAGCTCCGACACAGCATAATGCCGTTTTGCAATTTGTGCACAGTCAATCAGAGGCTTTTCCACAAAAGAGCGCATCAGCCTGCCGCCCATGGCGGTTTTTGTTTTGTCCAGCACCCACAACAAAGAACCTTTTTTCGCCTTGCTCCGCATGGTTTCGGTAATTTCCAAGTTCCTCCGGGTAAAAATGTCAATGTCCATAAACTCATTTTCACTGTAGGCACTGACGCGCTTTATATGGCCAATCTGCATTTTCTGCGTCTCTTCAAAATGCATTAAAATCATGCCCAGCGCATTTACCGTGAAGTAGTCCTCCGAAAGATGCAGCTCTGACAAGTCGGTGATATGAAACCACTGGTAAATCAAGTGTTCGCAGCTGTCGCGAGTAGGCTCGGCTGAAATCATTTCAAGCGATGCGTTAAACCGGTACCTAAGCTCGTCCCGCAGCTTGGTATTTTTAAAAACCTCGCTGCTTACCACAATTTCGGTGGGGCTATACCGCGCAATTTCGTCAATCAAACGCTGCCGTCCGCTGACGCTGGTAACAAATACCTCGCCTGTGGTTAAATCGGAAAATGCTGCGCCAAAGGTTGTTTTGTGGCCATAAACCGCGCAGAGAAAGTTGTTCTTTTTTTCGTCCAGCATTTTCGAGTTGATCACCGTTCCGGGGGTAACAACACGAATTACATCCCGCTTTACAATCCCCTTGGCCGTGGCAGGATCTTCTAACTGTTCACAAATCGCCACCTTGTAGCCCTTTGCAATCAGCTTATCGATGTAAGCGTCCGCCGCATGATACGGCACGCCGCACATCGGGTTTTTCTCCCCATCCTCCCCTTTGGAACGGCTGGTCAGCGCTATTTCTAATTCTCTTGACGCTAAAATAGCGTCGTCTAAAAACATTTCATAAAAATCACCCATCCGAAAGAACAAAATGGAGTCAGGGTAGTTCTTTTTCACGTCCAAATATTGGCGCATCATTGGTGTCATATAATAACCCCTCCTATTTGTTAGTGGCATCCCCCGCAGGAGCCGCAGTTGCCAGAGCAGCCGCCCTCAGAAGCCAGCTCCTGCTCCTCGCCCTGAATGCAGAACGAAATAATTGAATTTACTTTTTTAATAATATCGTTAAAATTTGACTTTGCTTCTAAATATTCCTTCACGGTTTTGTTTGCCATCAGCTTGTCCATGCTTTTTTTCATCTCGCTCTGAAAAAGCTTTAAGCTCTCCGGCGTCATTCCCGTTTCTTTCGCTTTTACGGTCATTTTCGCCCGCTCCGCTTCATATTCGTTCATCACCCGCTGGGCCTCTTCATCCTCATAAAATATTTTTTCCATCTCGTGGAACACTTTCATTTCTTCGGAATCTGCGATTGCCTGGCCCAAATTCTGTGCCATTTCTAAAATATCGTTCATATCTTTCTGCCTTTCTGTTATAGGTTTAAACACGTTCCCCTGTCAGGGACCATGTGCTTATTTTCGTTATTTTCACGTGAACAAAATCGCCGGCTGAAAGCGCGTCGTCTTTGGGAAAGTTCACAATCTTTCCGCCGCTTGTTCTGCCGCACATCATAGTTTCGTTCGTTTTGCTTAAACCTTCAACCATAATTTCAACGGTCTTTCCGTCATAGGTTTCATTAATTTCCCGGGAAATTTTGTTCTGAACGTCTAACAATTCGTCAAAATGCTTATGCTTTAAATCCTCCGGCACCTGATTTGGCATTTTGGCCGCCGGCGTTCCCTCCCGCTTGGAATAGATAAACGAAAACACGCTGTCAAACCGCACGCGCTTTAACACATCAATCGTTTCGTTAAAATCCTCTTTTGATTCGCCGGGAAACCCAACAATAATGTCGGTGGTAAACACGGCGTTTGGCATTGCCGTCCGAATTCTCTCCACTAAATGGATGTAGCCTTCTTTTGTATAACGCCTGTTCATCTTCTCTAAAATTCTGTCGCTGCCCGCCTGAAATGGCAAATGGATTTGGTCGCACAGCTTTTTCACCTTTGGCAAGGTTTCAATCAGCTTGTCCGTCATGTCCTTCGGGTGGGAAGTCATAAACCGGATCCTGCGTATGCCGGAAACCTTATCTGCCAGCAAGAGCAAATCTGCAAAGTCAACATTTCGGTCTAAATCCTTGCCATAAGAGTTCACGTTTTGACCCAAAAGGGTAATTTCTTTCACACCGTTTTGTGCTAAGCTTTTAATTTCCTCTAAAATTTTCTCCGGCTCGCGGCTCCTCTCCCTGCCCCGCACATAAGGCACAATGCAGTATGAGCAAAAGTTGTTGCAGCCATACATAATTGAAACCCATGCGCTGGCGGTGTTTTCCCTGTATACGGGAATGTCCTCGGCAATTCTTCCCTCGCTGTCAATCAGGCTAATCACACGCTCATTTTTGCACACGGCTTTATATAGAATTTCGGGGAACTGGTACAGCGAGTGTGTTCCGAAAATCACCGACACATGCTTATATTTCGACTTCAGCTTTTTCACCATGTGCTCCTGCTGCATCATACATCCACAAATGCCGACAATTAAGTCAGGCCGCCTTGCTTTTAAGTGCTTTAGCGCCCCCACGTTGCCCAAAACGCGCATTTCAGCGCCCTCCCGCACCGCACAAGTGTTAAACAAAATAAAGTCCGCGTCCTCCCGGCTGTCAGTAAAGGCAAAGCCCATTTCAGACAGCATGCCCTTAATGCGCTCGGAATCGTTTTCATTTTGCTGACAGCCATAGGTTTCCACAAGCGCTTTTGGCGTTTTGCCTTTTTCAGCATACAGCCCGCGTACCTGCTGCACAAATTCTTTCTGCCGTTTTAATTCCTCTTCCGAAACGAAAACATCTTTTCTCTGCATCTATGATAAACTCCTTTACTATTTTACGCCATAATTCGTTCCATTATGTAGTAGATCAGCGGCAGTGTCAAAAGACTTAAAAGCGTTGAAAAAAAGATATACTCCGCAGCATATTTTTCGTCGGAGCCCGCTTCCATTGCCACAATAGACGCAACAGTCTGCGCCGGCATTGCAATTTCTAAAACCACTGCGCCAATGGTAACAGGATTTAAGCCAAAATGCACAAACAGCATGCTGACCAGCACTGGCACAATCACCATTTTAATGAGCGCCGGCGCAATCATAGACACGCGCTTGTAAAGGCTTTTAATGTCAATGGTCGCCAGCGTCATGCCGATGAACAGCATGGACATGTAAGTGGTGCAAGAGCCGATTCCGGTAAACGCGTCGTTTAAAACCGGCGGAAGCTTAACGCCGAAAAATAAAAGGGGAATTCCAATTAAAAACGCCACGGTGTTGGGATTAACCAATTTTTTTAAAGCCTGTCTGCCTACCAGCGAACCGCCGGAACGGTTGATTAAATAGACGCCTGCCGTCCAAAAAACAGCGTCGTTCACCATACCGTAAATCACCGCATAAAAAAGACCCTCCGTTCCAAAAACCGCAAGGGCAACAGGATAGCCCAAAAAGCCCACGTTGCCGCTTCCGCTCAAAACCGCATGGAGGGTTTTTGTAGGTTCCTTTAAACGGAAAAGGTTTGCCGTGCCAAGGCCTAAAAAATATAAAACCGTCATCACCACCACGGCGGAAACTGCCGCAACCGCTGCATTCATTGCCGTGTCGCCGCTTAAATCTTTTGACAAAAGCGACGTAATAATCATCAGCGGCAGCGTAACCTTAATAATGATTTTCGACAGCACATTTCGCATATCTGCCGAAAGATATCCTGCTTTAACAGACACAAACCCGATTAAAATTGCAATAAACAGCTTAACAATCGGGTCTATGATCACTGACATATCCATCGTATAACCACCTATTCCAAAAAGTAAGTTGCTTCCATGTCTGCCGTTGAGAGGGCAAAGGCAAGGGGATATTTTTCAAAGGCCGCTCCAATGTTGTTTTGCGGTTCGCAGCCGGAAAATCCCATGTGATAGCGAATGGCAAAGGCCTCTTCACGGGTGAGCCGCATAAAGCCAGAAATGATGTAAACAGATTTTTCTCCGTGACCGTAGGGCATGTCATCTGCATATTCAAAGGTGGGCACCGTTTGCCACACGCCGTGTTTGTCCTTTTTGTTCCTCGTTCCCTTCACATAGCAGTTCACCTTGCATAAATCGTGCAGCAGGGCACAGATTGCAACCGACTCGTCGGGATAGCAAAGCTTGTAGGTGTTCTTTACCCGATCCCGCGACAAATAGTCGCACAGGCAATGGTATACGTTTAACGAATGTTCCAAAAGCCCACCCTCAAAAGCGCCGTGAAACCGTGTGCTTGCAGGGGCGGTAAAAAAATCGCTTTGGGGCGAATCTAAATATTCTAACAGCTTATCGCCGCCTTCGCGTGTAATATTGGTTTGATAAAGATTGATAAATTCTTCTTTTTTTGTCAAATACAATCCCCTCTTATGGCATATTTTATATTATTATATCATAATTCCCCATGTTTTTCAAAGAAAAATTAATGCGGGGATTAATTTTTTTGACATTGCGTATGATTTATGTTAAAATTTAGAAAAATACCACTTGTAAAGGTTTCGATTTTATGAAAAGGCTGCTTTTAATTTCCCTGCTTCCAACCATTGTTTTAATGCTATATATGTATAGGAAAGACCGGGTTGAAAAAGAACCCCTCTGGGTGCTCTCCAAAATGTTCTTTTTCGGAACGCTGACCGTAATTCCCGCGGCAGTGATAGAAATTTTGGGAACGAAACTTTTAAATGCCGCGGTCATTCAATCCGTTGTTATTTATAATTTAATCGATGCGTTTTTCGTTGTGGCGCTGACAGAGGAGCTGATGAAACTAATTGCTCTTTATGCTGCCAGCTGGAGGCTTTCTGAATTTAACTGCACATTCGACGCGGTGGTTTATGCTGTTTTCATATCCCTGGGGTTTGCCACGCCTGAAAACATTATGTATGTCTTTGCCAATGGATTTTACACCGGTGTGGTTCGGGCGGTGCTTTCCGTCCCGGGGCACATGATGTTCGGTATATTCATGGGTTTGTTTTATTCCGCGTCGCGGCGGCATTTTTTAAACGGACGGTTTTTGCCCTTTAAATTAAACCTTGTTTTTGCCCTGGGCGTTCCTGTTTTGCTCCATGGTTTTTTCGACTTTCTGCTGTTTCAGGCAAATAAATTCTCCATGCTGATTTTTGCGGCGTTTATGGTTTTTTTATATTATTTTGCGTTTCACACAGTGCGAAATCTTTCAGAGAATGACCGATATTTTTATCAAAGTGCAGGTGAACCCTATGACAATTGTTGAATTTTTTGACCGCGAAATGCTGGAAAACATCATTGGCACGTTAATGTTTCAGCCCGAGCGCGTGGTTCTTTTCGGCAGGGACTTAAAAAAATTAGCGGCGTTTCAAAAAAACATGGCGCAGGTTTTGGCAAATAAGAATATTCACACTAAAATATTAATTGAGAGCGTTAACACCACGGAATATGCTTCAGTTGTGAAAAAGTTAAACGGGTTTATCGACGCTTATCCCGACTGTGTTTTCGATTTAACCGGCGGCGAGGAGCTGATTTTAGTGGCTATGGGTGCAGTGGCGGCCAAACGCAATATTCCGCTGCATTCCATCAATCCCAGAAGCGGCAGGGTGAAAACCATTCTCCATAATTCCGGGGAAACCAGGGAAACAAAAAGTGCCTCGCTGACTGTTGACGAAGCCATTACCCTGTTCGGCGGCATGATTGAATACGGCGCACCTGGGAGCGGAAAAACGGTTCCATTGAAATTAGACGGCACCATGCAGCGCGACGTCATCGCACTTTGGCATATTCTGCGCAAAAACTGCGGGGACTGGAACGCCGCGATTGAGGTGCTCTCCCCTTTAACCGACGTACAAAACCTGGATCGGGACGGCTTAACCTTTTCCGTTCCGCAAAACTACTTTAAGTCCGGCTTAAAAAACAGCTCCTATAAAATTGCCTGCATGGAATCGGTTTTGTCCCAGCTTACTGCAAAGGGCATTTTATTTGAAAAAAGAACTGGCGATATGCGTCGCTTCACTTTTAAAAATAAGCAAATGCTTCGCGCCCTG
This region of Congzhengia minquanensis genomic DNA includes:
- the mutS gene encoding DNA mismatch repair protein MutS, whose protein sequence is MTPMMRQYLDVKKNYPDSILFFRMGDFYEMFLDDAILASRELEIALTSRSKGEDGEKNPMCGVPYHAADAYIDKLIAKGYKVAICEQLEDPATAKGIVKRDVIRVVTPGTVINSKMLDEKKNNFLCAVYGHKTTFGAAFSDLTTGEVFVTSVSGRQRLIDEIARYSPTEIVVSSEVFKNTKLRDELRYRFNASLEMISAEPTRDSCEHLIYQWFHITDLSELHLSEDYFTVNALGMILMHFEETQKMQIGHIKRVSAYSENEFMDIDIFTRRNLEITETMRSKAKKGSLLWVLDKTKTAMGGRLMRSFVEKPLIDCAQIAKRHYAVSELFEATDKREQAMEVLEGIYDIERLLGKISCKSASPKEMISLKQSLQNLPQVEFLLSGLKAPLFRQMYERIDTLEDIAELIDAAITEEDTPISLKDGGIIKTGYDSQVDEFRNLAENGQSEIAKIEAREKELTGIKTLRTGYNRVFGYYIEVSKSYRDSVPDRYIRKQTLTNGERYITEELKELETKVLGASEFLKAREYELFCGIRDKVAEAAARIQTSASVVAHLDVICSLSEVAVKNGYTMPCVDASDKIEIKGGRHPVVEKMLDDALFVPNDTSLDCGDNRMLIITGPNMAGKSTYMRQVAVIVLMAQIGSFVPAESCRIGVCDKIFTRVGASDDLSAGQSTFMVEMTEVAQILKHATKRSLLVLDEIGRGTSTYDGLSIAWAVSEYIANKKKIGARTLFATHYHELTELENKLDGVKNYCIACKKRGDDIIFLRRIVKGGADESYGIEVSALAGLPKEVVSRAKEILAKIDAKEADVSGVSKQPQEENTDFQIGFTDIKNNRLAEELSGLDVTTLTPIEALNKLYELVKIANE
- a CDS encoding YlbF family regulator, which codes for MNDILEMAQNLGQAIADSEEMKVFHEMEKIFYEDEEAQRVMNEYEAERAKMTVKAKETGMTPESLKLFQSEMKKSMDKLMANKTVKEYLEAKSNFNDIIKKVNSIISFCIQGEEQELASEGGCSGNCGSCGGCH
- the miaB gene encoding tRNA (N6-isopentenyl adenosine(37)-C2)-methylthiotransferase MiaB, whose product is MQRKDVFVSEEELKRQKEFVQQVRGLYAEKGKTPKALVETYGCQQNENDSERIKGMLSEMGFAFTDSREDADFILFNTCAVREGAEMRVLGNVGALKHLKARRPDLIVGICGCMMQQEHMVKKLKSKYKHVSVIFGTHSLYQFPEILYKAVCKNERVISLIDSEGRIAEDIPVYRENTASAWVSIMYGCNNFCSYCIVPYVRGRERSREPEKILEEIKSLAQNGVKEITLLGQNVNSYGKDLDRNVDFADLLLLADKVSGIRRIRFMTSHPKDMTDKLIETLPKVKKLCDQIHLPFQAGSDRILEKMNRRYTKEGYIHLVERIRTAMPNAVFTTDIIVGFPGESKEDFNETIDVLKRVRFDSVFSFIYSKREGTPAAKMPNQVPEDLKHKHFDELLDVQNKISREINETYDGKTVEIMVEGLSKTNETMMCGRTSGGKIVNFPKDDALSAGDFVHVKITKISTWSLTGERV
- a CDS encoding AEC family transporter; its protein translation is MDMSVIIDPIVKLFIAILIGFVSVKAGYLSADMRNVLSKIIIKVTLPLMIITSLLSKDLSGDTAMNAAVAAVSAVVVMTVLYFLGLGTANLFRLKEPTKTLHAVLSGSGNVGFLGYPVALAVFGTEGLFYAVIYGMVNDAVFWTAGVYLINRSGGSLVGRQALKKLVNPNTVAFLIGIPLLFFGVKLPPVLNDAFTGIGSCTTYMSMLFIGMTLATIDIKSLYKRVSMIAPALIKMVIVPVLVSMLFVHFGLNPVTIGAVVLEIAMPAQTVASIVAMEAGSDEKYAAEYIFFSTLLSLLTLPLIYYIMERIMA
- a CDS encoding hydrolase, with translation MTKKEEFINLYQTNITREGGDKLLEYLDSPQSDFFTAPASTRFHGAFEGGLLEHSLNVYHCLCDYLSRDRVKNTYKLCYPDESVAICALLHDLCKVNCYVKGTRNKKDKHGVWQTVPTFEYADDMPYGHGEKSVYIISGFMRLTREEAFAIRYHMGFSGCEPQNNIGAAFEKYPLAFALSTADMEATYFLE
- a CDS encoding PrsW family intramembrane metalloprotease; this translates as MKRLLLISLLPTIVLMLYMYRKDRVEKEPLWVLSKMFFFGTLTVIPAAVIEILGTKLLNAAVIQSVVIYNLIDAFFVVALTEELMKLIALYAASWRLSEFNCTFDAVVYAVFISLGFATPENIMYVFANGFYTGVVRAVLSVPGHMMFGIFMGLFYSASRRHFLNGRFLPFKLNLVFALGVPVLLHGFFDFLLFQANKFSMLIFAAFMVFLYYFAFHTVRNLSENDRYFYQSAGEPYDNC
- a CDS encoding Card1-like endonuclease domain-containing protein: MTIVEFFDREMLENIIGTLMFQPERVVLFGRDLKKLAAFQKNMAQVLANKNIHTKILIESVNTTEYASVVKKLNGFIDAYPDCVFDLTGGEELILVAMGAVAAKRNIPLHSINPRSGRVKTILHNSGETRETKSASLTVDEAITLFGGMIEYGAPGSGKTVPLKLDGTMQRDVIALWHILRKNCGDWNAAIEVLSPLTDVQNLDRDGLTFSVPQNYFKSGLKNSSYKIACMESVLSQLTAKGILFEKRTGDMRRFTFKNKQMLRALSKSGTVLELYTLLCVLSAKSLSGSSLVGSAVSGAVIDWENPPDEFDDVKNEIDVLATTGAIPVFISCKNGGVDSGELYKLSTVAERFGGKYAKKILVMTYYNARESFIQRAQAMNIKLIRNVHEMSREEFIKRLSDNIKN